The nucleotide sequence gaatactgttgcgacacaTGGCACAAACGGACACAtagccaaataacattgtgacatgtggcacaaccatccacatcagcatgccacgtgtcactggtcaccacatcatcatatcattacacATGGCCAAATCATGGAGTGGCACGTGTCACTTATAGTCCACATAATcaagccatgtcatcacgtcgttaatggaaaATGGGTTAGGGATTAATATGGTGCACTTTTGTCAATCTGAGGAACCTAAttagtgcaattggaatctcagggacgattttggTGCACGACGCCAATCTCAGCAACTTCATACCAGAAATTACACAAGAGATACTTCAAGTAAGCATTAAAGAAGTAGATAAATTGATTTGGTACAAAGAAAAAGGGGGTTCTTACTCTGTACAGTTAGGATATAAGGTATGCTTCAAGTTTTTTCACCCGGCACTCGAAAGTCTTCCACCATTTTTTGGAGACAAAAATCTATGGAATTCGATTTGGGATCTTGACTATCCGGCCAAAGTTAagctctttgcatggaaagctctCCACAATGGCTTTTCGGTTAGGCACTGATTGCTCGTCCGCATTCAAGCTATCCCTGTGATACATCCAAGATGTGAAATGTAGGACGAAACTTTGACCCATTGCTTACTTACTTGCAATCACTTACGGCAAGTGTGGAATCACATGGGGCTCTTGTTTGGTAGTCCAAATGGAGTTGATGGGGATAGTAGTTTTTGTAATTGGTGGAGAAAGATGCAGTAAAAAATAAAGCAAGAGAGTTCTAATAAAAAGCATCGAAGTCTTTCTAAGATAGTGCTCTGGAGGATTTGGATATCTAAGAACAAATGATTTTTTGATGGCAAGAGAATTACACTAGATAATATTTGAAAAGAGGCACAAAACATGTACGAAGAATATCACCTTAAGACAACTATTTGttagaatattttttttctattttcttttaggTTATTCTCTTATTATTTTCTTGGGTTAATTCTCACCTTATCTTTGCTAGAGTCCTCAGATAGATCAATATTGCTCTATTgcaatttttattaataaaatttcatATCTTGAAAAAAAATTCTAATGCATCTACTAACAAAAAAAGTCCAACGGCAACAAAAAGATTAATCCAATTCTTATAAAGGATTAAACCATCAAATTAAGGCAACGTAGCATTGATGAAGCTGAACTATGAAAATCCTTTATGGCCTTGAGATGGCGTGGCAGATGGGGATGCCTCGTGTAATAGTTGAAACAGATTCAGAGATCTCCTTCAAAAGCATATCCAAGTCCAGACTTTTCTGCAAATGTCACAATGCTTTAATTAGAAATATAGAGAGAATGAAACTGAAGCCTTGGCAAATTGAATTCAAACACATATATAGAGAAGTTAACTCATGTGCAGATTGGTTAGCTAAATAAAATCTTGATTGTGAGCAAGGATTCCAATTTGTTGATGTGCCGCGTAGGGGGTGGAAACAGACCAGGTTAGGCCAGGTTTTGCTTTTAATAGGTCTAGTCTGTCCTGTAATTAATTGGCTTAAGTCtgacttataaaaattttatttaaaaaaaatcattttttaataaaaatatttatatataatatattatatttaatatttataaaaatttttaattttttaaagtatttaaagtataaaaaatatttataattttgttaataataaaaaattatttatatatttaattatttttaataagtcTAAACAAGTTTTATAgatcaataaaattaattaatgagTCTGAATTTGACTTATtaacatattaaaatttttaaaaaagtctAGATATGTGCCTATTTTATAACAAATCAAACCAAATCAAATACAAATTAGACTCCAAATATGACAAACTATCGGACCTTTTTCCACCCTTAAATTGCCTTTTGGAAGACTTGTTCCCAAACTGAATCATGACGCCAAAAGGGTTCAAATGCCCCGCTCCGTACTTGTTTAATTGAACcgtgttttttgtgtttttttcttttgGGCTTATTCCCCTATTTTTTtaccataaaaataaaagaaaaactctCAAATTAATACACTGCCTCGCATAATTCTGCTCACTGTTGCTTCGGCTCAGCTGATGTTTCCCCTGTCACAGCAAAACTCTCTTTAATACATTGTGTCCAACTCATTTCAGCTTCCCAAGTATCTCAAACGCAGCAGCGCCTCCCTCCTTCCCTTCTTTCCAACACTGCTACTGATTCCCTCGTTTCAATCCCATTCACACCTACTTCATAACTCTTCCACTCTTGGTTTCTCTCTTCACTTAAAGCAACGACCAAAGCCAAGCCATGGTTCTCTCAATCGAGGTACTCCACAACCTCTTCTTTCTTTCATCTACCTTTGTCACAATCACTTAAAAATCTTAACCTCTGTTATTTTTAAGGGTGCTTCGAATTCTGTTGAGGAGGTTGTGTTCAGTTTCTACACTGATGAAGAGGTGAAGAAGAACAGCCGCGTCAAGATTACAAACGCTAACTTGCTTGATACTATCGGTGTCCCCGCTCCTGGTGGTTTATATGATCCAGCTTTGGGTCCATCCGAAGAGAAATTGCcgtatgtttttttttaataaagcatattctgattattattattattactactacTAGGGGGAAGTGAAGTCACTATTAATctgctctttatttttatttatgtcatTGTTAATGTGTTAAATAAATGGTAATCACCCTGAGGTTAGCCAACATGACAAGGTCTTTAATTTCATGGTTTAGTAAGAGAAAGACATGAAAACATGAGTGAGAGATCAAAGAGAACAATCCAAGTACACCAACCTAAGTACTCCATTACCCTTTATATATTGGTTAGATGGATTATTACCACTACTGCTGCTGCTGCTACTACTACTAGGTGCTAGGTGCTTttctgggtttagggtttagtggtgGTGCTTTCCTGGGCGTCCATGCCTGTCAAATCCTATTCTGGAGAGGgcttagtagtagtagtagtgctTTGCTGGGTTTAGGTTTTAGTGGTGGTGCTTTGTTGGACATCCATGCTTGTCAAATCCTATTTTTTGGAGGTGGCTTCATTCTTGGttaattagtttttgttttattttattttattattatatttttaaatttttggttTCTCTTGTTTCAtcctttgtttatttattttttatccttTATCCTTTGAATTGTTTCGGCCACAGTCTGCAtacaagaaattattttattcttgaaaAGTTCTGGTTTTCTTCATAGGACTTCTTCAAAACTTGTATTCTTGTTGATGATAGCTAACAGTTTTACATTTGGATGGAAATTTCGTATCTTACTCTTTTGAATCAGCCAAGTTGGTTCTTTTGATATAGCTCTGTGGACTGGAGATGAGACAAATTGGAACAGAAATTatttcatgttatcaatagatcttaatttgatattttattggtATTGCACAAAGTTTTCTTGAGGTGGATAATTGAGATCTCTCTTTTTCCTCGATGCAGTTGTAAAACATGTGGTCAATTGTATCACCTTTGTCCAGGTCATTTTGGTCATATAGAGCTTGTTTCCCCTGTCTACAACCCCTTGATGATCAGTCTTCTTAGAAATATTCTACAAAGAACTTGTTTCACTTGCTGTCATTTTAGGGCTAATAAAGAACTGGTAAATATTTCTCCATAAGCTCatgattataatatttttatgcaTTTGTTGGTCACTACTCATATGGTCTTCTGTTGCTGCAAGGTGGAAAAATGTAGTTCCCAGTTGGAGCTTATTATGAAAGGGGATATCATTGGGGCAAAAAGATTGGATTCAATTAATAAAGATGAATCCATGTATCaaagtgatgatgatgataagaGCCAGTCTTGTAGCTCTGAACAGCAGGGAGAAAGTTGGACCTCGCTGCAGTTCGAAGAGGCAATTTCTATTgtacagaaatttttgaagaagTCTTCTAAAAAATGTCAACAGTGTGGTTCCATTAATCCTAAAATTAGCCAACCAACCTTTGGATGGTTCCGTAAGGTAAATTCTTAAATTTCACTTAAAATTGCTTTCTGATATTAAAGTATCATAAAGATTTAAATGCTATATCTTGTCTATGCTAGTACTGGTAATTTACAGAGCTTGATTTGAGTTTCTTactgctctctctctctcactcacacacacatattcttcttttgtatATCTACATTGTAAATGCCTACTTTTTGGTAGAAGGCATTCATCATTCTTTTGACTCAATTTCTCTTTTCACCTTGTCTGTTTTGGTTATAGTTTCCTGTtcactttatttcttttaaaCAATCTTTAATATTTTGGGCTACTTTTTATTTTGAGCTTGCTTTAATATCCTAGTCTTTAACATATTTAGGctatacttttttattttgagCTTGCTTAAGTATCTAAGGGAAGTGGGGAACCACACCTTAAAAGCTAGCTGATAAGGGGGAAGAACCACTCTCCTTATATATAACGTCAAGTATCCCATACTACCCGAAGTGGGACTTTGGACACCCCATAATACCCATGTTCCTAACAGCTTTCTCTAACATCTTCGAGTCTTGTGATAGAAAGATGCATTCTGAATTTATAATGGTTTATTTTTGAAGTTCTGAATGACTGCTTGCTGCTATGCATATTTGTTGTTCTGTTTTCTATGCACGGTATTCGTCATGTTTGCAATTGTGCTGTGCGCACCTTTCATGCTCCTCCCGCTATTTTTTTTGTTGCTGGCAGTTTTAAATATGAGAAGTAGAAAATCATAGAATTTAATGGTGAATTTtcaactttttattattttttcttctttccgGAGGACATTATGTTATTTACATAGGTTCATTCTTGTGGGTGTTTCAACAATCCACATGCTTTACTAATTCTTGCAAAGCCTTCACCATTTTGGGTTTTTGGATAATGTATCTAGGATGATCTGTCAGCTGCTGATGCTAGAGCAAATGTCATAAATTCTGATGATACAATCTTGGCAAGTGAGACTATAACCGATGACAGGGATACAACATATGGAGAGGATATCAACTCTGCTGGGACCAAGAAAAGTGATGCAAAAAGACACAAGTTGTCTTACAAGCTTGCTGAGCAAAATCGACTTTCTGGTCCTTTGTTACCATCGCAAGTTAGTTTCTTCCAAATATTGAATTAACCTCAATGTAAAGTGTCAGCTGGACACAGAAAAGTTTCACTTCTATTCAAATTACAGGTTAAAATGACGTTAGAACTTTTGTGGAAAAATGAGGCTCGATTCTGTTCCTATATTAATGATATTCAAGGTCAGGGATATGGAAAGAAAGCAGGGCACTCAATGTTCTTTCTTGAGAATATTTTTGTTCCACCAATCAAATTCCGCCCTCCCACTAAAGGAGGTGATATGGTAAGTGTGAATAATAAATACTGTTAACGAGTTGTACTATTTCTCTATCTTCTTTGTTTGTACTCCATGTTCTTGGTTCTACTGTGGAGTGTGGAATATTTCCAAAGTTTGTCAATGCAAGGTATAGGTTTAGGGAAGTACTCTGAATTTGAAATTGTTGTGGGATATAAATGTAGGAAAAGTTTACTTATGAAATTGTTTGCAGATATATATAGATTGGAAATGAAGGATTTTTGTTAGAAAATTCTATCATGAATCATTCGGGCCATTCTTAGGAAAGGAAGCCAGCAGGATGTAAAGGTCATGTGAAGGGAGGATATAAGGATGAAATGCAAATCCAGTTTCTTTCTTGGTTTATCACAAGAACACACTTACTCTTTCAATGTAGCTAATCTCATTTAGTGGGATGAGGCTTGTAAATTGCTGACATTCAAAGTATAACTAATCCTTTTTAGTCCTTTCATTGTTTTGTGAATACTTGACTATCTTTTTTATTCTACATTCACCTTATTGACTTGGGCAATTGTGTTTGTAGGTATCGGAGCATGCTCATACTGTTTTGTTGAGTAAGATTCTTCAGGCTAACATAAGATTAGGGGATGCCCATCTAAACAAGAAGGATCCCTCGATGGTTTTAGCCAGGTGGATGGAACTTCAGCAATCTGTAAATGTGCTCTTTAACAGTAACACTTCTGGTGAGAACTTATGctggttttgttttgttttctttttttagttgTAACATGCGGACTTGGGTGTAGTTGggtaatatattttataaatttctttATGTGATAAAATGTCTGTTGAgcactctcttctttttctcGTGAATATTTAAGAGAGGACAAAGAACAATATGTGCACAATATATGATAATACACAACATGACTACATTATGTGACTGAGATGAAGGGTGCAGTCCTTGGTAGTTTGTACCAGGCTACGCCGAATGTGGATTACTTCATAAACATGTCaatatgtaaatatttttatttctcttgCTAGTGATGGTTACACATGATTTTCTTTTACTTCTTGATTGGTCTAGGCCAAAGAGATGCAAGTAATGGAATTTGTCAGTTGCTGGAGAAGAAGGAAGGCCTCTTCCGCCAGAAAATGATGGGAAAGAGGGTTAATTTTGCATGCCGCTCTGTCATATCACCGGATCCTTATTTAGCAGTGAATGAAATTGGCATTCCTCCATATTTTGCTCTAAGGTTAACATATCCTGAGGTGAGAATTATAATTTTGTATTACCCAATATGCATGTAAGTTACGTTCTTCATTTGCATTTCTGTTAAGAATTTTGTCTGTTCAGTTTAGCATTCTGCATATTTCATACCTTCAAAACATTTACTTACAGATCTAATAAAAGCTAATATATTCTGGTATTGACGTTGCATCtttatttagttaattttctGCCTATGCTATTTACATGCAGTTATCTTATAGACAAATCACCTTTTATCTGATGCAGCCTATGTAATTTGAAGAAAACTATACAATTTCAAATTGAAAAATAAGTATTCTGCCGCAAATAATTTGTACATTGAAGTGTGAAATCTTGGCCTCCATATTATATCAGGGAATTAGGAACATAGGATGGGAAATTTCTCTATTGTGAAGTGAAATGTTTAGGGTTTATTAAGGAAATCAAACAATCTGTAGGATATTGTAAATGACTGAATGTTGATAAGCAGTTGATAGCCTTGAAGATTTCCGATGTCTAAGTTTATGTTTGGACTGTGCATAGAATGTGATATTACTAACTATGGAAAATCACATCTTCTAAGATGAGTATGTCATTTTGTTTTCTGCCCTTGATAACTTGCATGGAATATGATATCACTGGCTATGGAAAATCACATCTTCAAAGATGAGTATGTCATTATGTTTTTTCCCCTTGATAAGTTGCATGGAATACGAGACTACTAGCTATGGAAAGTCACATCCTCTAAGCTCTGAGTATCTCATTTTGTTTTCTGCCCTTGGTAACTTACAGAGAGTTACTCCTTGGAATGTAGTGAAGTTAAGGAATGCTATTCTTAATGGTCCAGAAACCCATCCAGGTGCCACACATTATGGCGATAAATCATCAGTAGTAAAGCTTCCACCAAAAGGGAAGTTGCTTGCTTTGACATCAAGGAAATTACCATCATCAAGAGGGGTTATCATGCATAATGGAAAGATATGCGATCAAGAATTTGAAGGAAAAATTGTGTATCGCCACTTGAAGGATGGTGATGTTGTGCTTGTCAATAGACAGGTACTTCATTATCTTATAATCTTATTATATGGTGTTTTGTCAGCACATTTAAgtttggtttggtaaagcttttactttttaAAGGTAGCTTATCAAAGCTAGCTTTTAAAATATAGCTTTCTAAAAGTTGTAGCATCTATGTTtggtaaataaattaaaaatgattttcaataaGCACAAATAACAACcattgtgtttggtaaaatagcttctaaaatttaaaaatattacaatagataTAAATGTAAGAGTAAATTTGGAAATTTACTAATATATGAGATTATATTAGATTTTTGATTTTGATAagcacaagccaactttaaaaagctCCACTTTAGGTGCTTTTCGAAAGCACAAAGACATCTTCAAAAAGTTTTACCAAAACAAGCTTTATAATGTTACTGCATTTTATTCCCCTAATTGgaaattcttttcttttaatcatacaagaaaagaaaatcaaataattacacTCGATGTATGGTGATTGAATATTCTCATATACTATTTGGAACTGCTAATTGGGTATATTTAACTATATTCAATTTTAAGTTAACCATAATTGTTATGATTCCATGACTTGGTAAATATGCTGGTTTGTGAAGACAATATTGATCAGAGATGTGATATAAACATTGCTAGTGTTTACTTTCTGGTTTGAATTGAACTATACATTCTGTTGCAGCCTACACTTCATAAACCTAGTATAATGGCGCATATAGTTCGTGTTCTGAAGGGGGAGAAAACAGTGCGTATGCACTATGCGAACTGTaggtaatattttattttagttttaagctTAGTGTGCTTGtggaataaattattattattgggTACATTTTGACTCTCTGATACCTCAAATTAATAAGTATCCTTAGAATTTACTTTGATGCAGTCAATAACTTTTCCCTCGATTCCTTATTATTTCAGTACTTACAATGCTGATTTTGACGGTGACGAGATTAATGTGCATTTTCCACAAGATGAAATTTCCCGTGCTGAAGCTTACAATATTGTAAATGCCAACAACCAATATGTGAAGCCTACCAGTGGTGATCCAATAAGAGCCTTGATTCAGGTATTTGCATAAATAATTTAGAAAGGTGGCAGTTTAATGAAGATCCCAACATTATGGATTGAAGAATTACATGCACACTGCATGAATTGCTAAATGGATTGGAAGCAATCTGATCCTCACCCCTCTATTTGCATAAATAATTAACATGTTAACTGCATAGACAgcctttgttattattatttattttttattttttttatatactgaATTTTTTCTCTCTGCCTTTTAAATAAATTTGCAGGATCATATTGTAAGTGCTGCCCTTCTAACAAAAAAGGATACATTTTTAAGCTGTGAAGCATTCAATCAACTTCTCTACAGTTCTGGTGTATCCATGCCTATGGTGGGATCTTTCTATGCAAAACCTGGGCAGAAAGTTTTCACATCAACTTCCGAGAGTGAAATGTTTTTGTTTCCTCCAGCCATATGGAAGCCAGAGCCCCTTTGGACAGGAAAACAGGTATACTATCATTTGGTTCGTTTTTTGGCTTTTTTGCTATTATATGAAGGGCCTTTTATCTTTGGCATTGGAAGAATGTCATTTAAAAATTCCTTTAGCCTTTCTCCTCCATAATTACTCCATAGAACATGTATTGATAGACCGATTTAATCAAATATCAAAAGTCACAAAATGCAGGAAGGAAACTATATGTGATTTTTGTCTGTAGATGATCAGGGAATTACTGGATGCAACAATGATTATAAGTGTGGTAGCAGTTTCTAAGGAGTAGCTCCTGGTGCTGTGTTGAAGAATATTGATGGTGATGTGATTTAAGGGCATGCTGTAGTGTTGTGGTACTTAGACCCACTAGAGAGAGAGAAATAACAGTCATGATTCTGAACAAAAGATCCGTAAGACATGATTGGCTACAGTAATACTAGGATGAAATTTGGCATATTATTTAAATAGAGCATCAATTTCTGGTCAACTTACGGTAATAGTAGGATGAAAGTTGTCATATTATTAAGAGTCTGAAGTTCTGGTCAACTTGGAAATAGAATAGTGATGGGACATGACTTGGAAGGTGCTGCTGTTCAGATACTATATTGAAATTTCGAGGATAGAATAACAGGAGAGGAGTGAATGCGCAGCTGAATTCGATGCAAGATACTGCGATTCAGAAGATACATCAGCTATTTTATGACGAGTGCTAATATCATACTCTTAATTTAATATAGAGAAATCATGAACTATAAAGAAATAGATAAATTATTCTTAGAGATCTAAGATACttattctattctaagatactatGGAGATATTGCTGGATGTTTATCTAATATCTAACAGTTATTTTCTTGATAAATTTTCTGGATCCTTCTCGTTTTGTCAATTCTGTTCTTTCTTGTAATTTTGATATCTTAGTATATGAAAAACTGGATTGTATGGTACATACCATTACTTTTCTACTGAGTTATGATTCAAGATTTGCTTCTTTATATTAGGACCTTAATTTTTGTAAGTGAATTTGGTTTCTGCTATGTTGCAGGTCATTAGTGCATTGTTATACTATGTCACTAGAGGTTCCCCACCATTTACAGTTGAGAAGAATGCGAAAATACCAGCTAATTTTTTCAAGACTCGAAACGGAAACACTAAAGGACGAACCACTAAGAAGTCAAGTAAGATGGAGGATGAGCCTGATGAGGACAAATTGTTGATATATAGAAATGATTTGGTGTGTGGCGTGGTTGATAAGGCTCAATTTGGTGACTATGGTATAGTACATACAGTACAAGAACTTTATGGCTCAAACATTGCAGGAAACCTTCTTTCAGCGTTTAGTCGTTTATTCACAAACTTCTTGCAGGTTAGCTGCCAATGAGTTAATATATAATCTTGTGTTATTTTATTGATTTATCTATCCTCAATATTCTattatatttttctgtttttcagatgCACGGGTTCACATGTGGAGTTGATGATCTTCTGATAACAGAAAGAAAGGATGGTGAAAGAATGAATCAACTTAAAAGCTGCGAGGAAATTGGTGACATTGTTCATCGGGAATTTGTCGGAGTCATGGAAGGTGATAATATAGGTAATATTCTTAAATTTGGTTTCTGCTGCAAACCATATGATTATAAAATAAATACCATTTCCTGATGTAGTAACATTGCTTAATTGCTAGCTTTCTATCCACGTTCTACTTATATGACTCCTATCTAATTTATTAAATGACATGAGTTTATGATGTGAAAATAGAATACTAAGTAAACTTTGGTAGTAACTCTACTATCCTAAGATAATTCATTACTCCTATCTAATATGGATGTGTTTCCTGAGTACACAGAATCTATATAGCTAGTGTTGTTTCATAGATACTCCGGTTAAAGCATATTTCAAACCAAATAAAATTTTGGTATGCATTTCTTCTACGCTATCATATAATGAGACATATCGACCAATGCATTTCTTCTACgctatcatatatatatatatatattggtcaAATATATATTGGTCCATGCATCCAACTTATAGTCCAGCATGACAGCATATCTATGCTACTTGACATTTACTTAGTGCAGTTAGTTTTCCTATGTAAAATCTGTGATTTGTGGCATATTTGTTATTTCAGACCCAACCACACTGCAGTTGAATATTGAGAAAAAAATACGCAGTAATGGAGATGCAGCCTTAANNNNNNNNNNNNNNNNNNNNNNNNNNNNNNNNNNNNNNNNNNNNNNNNNNNNNNNNNNNNNNNNNNNNNNNNNNNNNNNNNNNNNNNNNNNNNNNNNNNNNNNNNNNNNNNNNNNNNNNNNNNNNNNNNNNNNNNNNNNNNNNNNNNNNNNNNNNNNNNNNNNNNNNNNNNNNNNNNNNNNNNNNNNNNNNNNNNNNNNNNNNNNNNNNNNNNNNNNNNNNNNNNNNNNNNNNNNNNNNNNNNNNNNNNNNNNNNNNNNNNNNNNNNNNNNNNNNTAAGCAGTCTTAACTCCAAAACAAGCTCAGGAGGTTTAAAGGAGCTATTATCCGAAGGTATATGGAAACCTTCTGGGAAAAATTGGATTTCTCTTATGACTACATCTGGAGCCAAGGGTAGTATGGTAAGTATACTGTTGTGATGTTAATTTGTCTGTGTTACACTGCTATATTAGATTTTAGCAGGTTAGGTTACAGAATGGCATAGATACAATGAATTTGCTATTGCGACTATTTTGGATGGATTCTTTTACAAAGTAATCAAGTTTTGCTAGTCTGACATTTGCGTTTTTCAGTTGATGATATAGAACTAGTTAGTCTGATTGTTTTTTCAGTGTTAATATCACTTTATTCTCTGTATATTTGTTAGTATTTTCCAATTGATACAAGTCTTGTTGATATATTTGATGGCATTTAACCATTTAAAAATATTAAGTTGATTCATATTGTTTTGAAACAGGTCAATTTCCAGCAGATATCTTCTCATTTAGGCCAGCAAGAGTTGGAAGGAAAACGAGTTCCACGCATGGTTTCTGGAAAGACCTTGCCAAGCTTTCCTCCCTGGGATTGTTCCCCTAGAGCAGGAGGGTTCATTATTGATCGTTTTCTCACAGCCCTTCGTCCACAGGAATATTACTTTCATTGCATGGCAGGGCGTGAAGGGTAAAAAAAAGCTTATGGACTCAACATGATAGCAGTTCGTTCTGAATGTTTTATTGATACGTGTATGGTTGTTAATGTTTTGTATTGGTGTTTGCTTGTGTGTATTGTCAAGAAGTGACTGATATATAATATATACTTATATGCTTGTATGCTTGTCAGTATTGTCAAGAAGTAAAAGTTATAATGTCACTTAATACATGGTAATGTATGCACGTTGCAAATCACATTATCATTTCAGCTTTATGAATATACccaaaaaaaaatatgtaaaaaagaaaACGATTTTAAGCGAGTTTAAATTTAATCTGAGTGACATTTGCTTAGATGTATTGGTATATAAGTAACTTGAacttgggaatgcatgtggtatgcATGTTGATTACATTTCAACTTTATAATGTGCACGTTGATTAGCTGCTGACATGCATCTCATTGCTCATTTGTTTATGTTCTTTTCAAAGCTGTCTGAACCATTCTCTTCACTCCACAACACTTTCCCTAATGGAAAATCTTTCAATTCATATTTTGGATAAATAATTTGATAGTATTTCACATGTAAGGTTTATTTCTTCGATTACAGTATGGTTGTCTTAACAAATGAATGTTTGCTGCTCAGGTTGGTTGATACTGCAGTTAAAACTTCTCGGAGTGGTTACCTGCAAAGATGTCTAATGAAAAATCTTGAGTGTCTCAAAGTTAGTTATGATCACACTGTTCGTGATTCTGATGGTTCAGTTATTCAATTTCGTTATGGAGAAGATGGCGTAGATGTCCATCAAACCAGCTTTATTACCAAATTTGAAGCCTTGTCGACTGTATGCACTTGCTTTTTTACtgctattattgttatttttttgaaaatcctaaataatgcatgcaatttgtatgtTGTTTATATGTTTGTTTATTGTGCCGATTTCAGAATAATGAACTGGTTTACAGCAACTGTTGCCGTGAGCTTGACAGATCCAGTCCTTATATTAGCAAGTTGCCTGATGCTCTTAAAGG is from Arachis ipaensis cultivar K30076 chromosome B01, Araip1.1, whole genome shotgun sequence and encodes:
- the LOC107625401 gene encoding DNA-directed RNA polymerase I subunit 1 isoform X2, which gives rise to MTLELLWKNEARFCSYINDIQGQGYGKKAGHSMFFLENIFVPPIKFRPPTKGGDMVSEHAHTVLLSKILQANIRLGDAHLNKKDPSMVLARWMELQQSVNVLFNSNTSGQRDASNGICQLLEKKEGLFRQKMMGKRVNFACRSVISPDPYLAVNEIGIPPYFALRLTYPERVTPWNVVKLRNAILNGPETHPGATHYGDKSSVVKLPPKGKLLALTSRKLPSSRGVIMHNGKICDQEFEGKIVYRHLKDGDVVLVNRQPTLHKPSIMAHIVRVLKGEKTVRMHYANCSTYNADFDGDEINVHFPQDEISRAEAYNIVNANNQYVKPTSGDPIRALIQDHIVSAALLTKKDTFLSCEAFNQLLYSSGVSMPMVGSFYAKPGQKVFTSTSESEMFLFPPAIWKPEPLWTGKQVISALLYYVTRGSPPFTVEKNAKIPANFFKTRNGNTKGRTTKKSSKMEDEPDEDKLLIYRNDLVCGVVDKAQFGDYGIVHTVQELYGSNIAGNLLSAFSRLFTNFLQMHGFTCGVDDLLITERKDGERMNQLKSCEEIGDIVHREFVGVMEGDNIDPTTLQLNIEKKIRSNGDAALISSLNSKTSSGGLKELLSEGIWKPSGKNWISLMTTSGAKGSMVNFQQISSHLGQQELEGKRVPRMVSGKTLPSFPPWDCSPRAGGFIIDRFLTALRPQEYYFHCMAGREGLVDTAVKTSRSGYLQRCLMKNLECLKVSYDHTVRDSDGSVIQFRYGEDGVDVHQTSFITKFEALSTNNELVYSNCCRELDRSSPYISKLPDALKGKAENFIHNFSSKKRNRSSLKRSDFLKLMEHKYVSSLAQPGEAVGVLASQSVGEPATQMTLNTFHLAGRGEMNVTLGIPRLQEIMMNASEHILTPFMTCPLRADKSMEDAICLSDKLKRITVADIIESMEVSVVPVVVCNGQIYRVYKLVMKLYKPKHYPKYTDITLEDWEDTLRVLFVRELEDAIENHVALLSKIGGIKDFKTEKSTTNSSDDVDGNETDSAKKGRSNDDDDDDGGADDTEGDEDLGFEAQKRKQQVTDEVDYEDDPEDETRDNELSEVSDGDYGGSDNEEDKNITLDARDSQGLEDLAEPDGDVSPPEKINRKSKPKSSGEKEKKKSGPIRKKYDRSIFVEAKGMHFEIHFQFTHEPHILLAQIAQKTANKVCIQKYGKVGQCKAVTCKESGVIYYGEDQRSREDIPAAEKEKIPALQTSGVNFQTFWDLEDHLDVRYIYSNDVHAMLKTYGVEAARETIIREVKNVFKSYGISVDIRHLMLIADFMTFSGKYRPMSRSGGIAFSTSPFLKMCFETASKFIVEASSHGLVDTLDTPSSRICLGLPVKMGTGCHDLLQKLEI